The sequence below is a genomic window from Lolium perenne isolate Kyuss_39 chromosome 4, Kyuss_2.0, whole genome shotgun sequence.
CGAAGTTACCACATCCACCTCTCTATCACCGGGAATGTTACCTTTTATAACAGAATATTTCATCTTTTTAAGACATTGAAGTGTCAAATCTAGAGTTTGATCTCTGATAAACAGTGTCCTCCTAACCATACAATTATAGGCTGGTTCTAAATTTATGTGGGTTATGATTCCAGAGAAAACTCACTATATTAAGCTATCGATTTTGTCTATACAAATTCTGGTCGAACTGATTCGTGACTATATTAAGCTATCGATTCTGTGTATACAAATTTTCGTCGAACTGATTCGTGCACATGTTGCCGTCGAGTCAATCTcctgcgtctgactcgccactagTATTCGTGCGCGCGCTGCAACGCCGTGAGATGCTGCTCCGTGGCATGCAGCGCCGGGAGTTTGACCGTGCACGGAGGAACGATTGCCGCGGCGGCCTGCTGGGTACTCTGGTCGCTGGACGccccgccggagaagacgatggtcgGGACGCCGTTGGCGTCGGCTCCCAGCCGGTACAGGCGCTGCCCGGCGGCGAAGTCGCCGAGCAGCTGGTACGAGGTCGCGGAGCCGTCCATGGCCAAGCACAGCTCGTCGGTGCCTGCAGAGACAAACGACATGGAATGGCTTCAGAACTGGAAATGAATGGTTCATCAGGTTAAGCACATGGTGGATGGATGGGTGTGGCGTACATGCGGCGAGCTCCTTCTGGGTGCGGTAGAGGAAGCTGAGCACGGCGGCGACCTCGTCCCGGAAGCGAGAGAAGgggccctcgtcgtcgtcctcgaggCGCAGGCGGCGGAGCTTGCAGAGGCCCTCCCCGAGCTCCATCATGGCGCCGCGGTGGTTCCGGTCGAAGAGGTGGTGGAAGCCGACGGCGCACTGGAGGACGCCGTGGAGGAGCGTCCGCGCGGGGTCCTCGGCGCTGTACCAGAGCTCCTCCACCACGTCGTGGCACGCGTAGTACTCCCCGCCGTTGAACAGCGCCACCGCCGCGTCGAACCCGGCcggctcctgctcgtcctcgtcctcgtcatcgggAGACGGGCGCTCGCCCCGAGCGGTGAGGAGGCGCCGGCGGCAGCGCAGGTCGGCGCCTCGGCGACGGCTGGTTCCGcggtggaggcggtggaggatgtGCGGGCGAACGGAGTACGCCGCCGCGGCGGGCGATCCCGTGGGCGCGCGAGGCGGCGGCGCCAGGGCGTACATGGCGGAGGCGGAGCGAGCGGGCACCACCGCCGTGGAAAGGAACAGAGGTTCGTCGTGTCACGGCACAACCACACAAAGTGCCGTCGCTGGTCAACCACACAAAGCCACAAAGGTCGACTGGTCGAGTTcgttgaaaaaagaaaaaaaaatgtaaACAGCAAAAATATCTACTGGACCGGCTTGTTAGCGAGGTGGTGGTTTTCTTCAATTTCTAATGGTCAGTGTTTTAATTTTCTTACCTGATCTTTTTCAAGTTCAAAAATTTTCAGTTTAAAAACCTTACTTGTTATTAGGCCGCATTGGTGCAGCCCATAAAGCAGAGTTGCTACATGCAAGGAAGCGTCGCTTATAAGCGGAGAATAGGGAGGGACCCGTCTTTCTTATAAGAACTCGTACAATGGGGTGATGTTAGCTTTCCCTTCGAAATGCCACGTcagatttttgcttagttggaggagagaatgAAGAGAGAGAAGACTGTCTTCCCTTAGATAAGAGATCGTCTCTTAGAAAATAAGGGAATGCTATTTTCTCCATTGTATGATACAAGTCTTCCCTAGCAACAAATTTCCTACTAAAATTTAATTGTTAATATTAATTTCTAGAGATGGCTATAAAAGATAATGCATTGTATGACTTATATCTAATGTCTTCTCTATCTGATGTGGCGGGGTACATGCCCTTAGATACCACTAGTAAAAGGTCGATCCTCCCAAAGATATGTTCATACAACATAGAGAGTTGTCGTGCTAACACGTGTTGCAGCGTAGCGTTCTTAGGGTGAGCGTGCTTTCAATTTGCAACGCGCCAGCATGCATGCTTCCAAATGCAACATGAGCGTACTTCAGAATACGTAGCAGCGTATTTTCAAGTGCCGCACCAATGTATTTCGAAGTTCACTGCAGGCGTACCTCAAAATATCAGCGAATGCACACTTGTAAATGCATTGTGGGCGCACTTACAAGTTCGACAAAGTACAAAAGCACAAGTGCACTACATACGAGAGTACAAAATACCCTAAAAGGCGGAGTACAACTATACTAAAACTCTAGTACACGTACACCAAAGTCTAATTAAAATTGTAGTAGTTTATGAAATATAAAAAGTTTTCTACAAACTATCAATATGGGATATAGTTTTGATGATCTCGACGCGAGAAGATAACAAGTGCAAACGGTTCGTAATTTGGATGGATGGTTCTTAAAatattttgttttgaaattttgtttCTCTAGAACCCACAAAAACTAAGACCTCCGACCCTCGTGTGTCTTCTCTCACACTCATTCCTTATCTCACTTTGCCTTAACCTTACGATAAGTGGCGGACAAAGAGCGTTGGAGTAGGAGAACACGACACTTGTCATGAGTAGGGTCCGCTAAAAGAGACATTCGTGAAAGTCAACCATTTGCTAATGATTTAGTTTCTTGTACATAAAAACTCTAGAGCCCACTTTGGATTGTAGAAATTTCATACGAATTTTCTAGGATTTCATTCTTAGGATATTTTCATGGATTACAATGGTACTAAACATCCCAATTTCATAGGAATTTGATTCATGTGCCTAGGATTGGGATGTTTTTCGTGTGTATTTCATCCAAACAACAACCATCTGTCTTGCATAGCGAAACCTATGGGATTTCTCTATTTTTCTATTCCTGTGTTATCCTTGGTTCAAATGAAAAGTGGAGGAATAACCTAAAAATAAGAAACTTTCCTTCGGTGGCACTAtttatttgtttggtttgaaataaTTGAGCAAAGGAAACAAAGAAACCGAAAAAAATCCTTTGGTCTCAGTATTAAAGGAAAAATGCAGAAATTTTAGAATTCACTTGTACCTCCTTTTCAAATTTCTACGCAAGTAGAATGATACCGAGGTCTCAAGTGGCATACTAACATCCGAATTATACTTTCTCATGTGGTTTGACCTTGATTCAACTATGTTCTTCAGGAATCACGTGTCCTTTCTTGCTCCTATAAAGCAAACAACCCAGTTAGTAGAATTCATATATTTTTCAATTCTATGTTTCGTACCTGCATTTTTATGAATATCTTGTGGTTTCCTATTTCTTCTATGTTTTTTAAATCATACTTAAGAGGAGTGTCATGTCGTTGTCATCTACTCGAGCCGATCTTAGCTACTCCCTCTATTTTCATTCACTTCTCGTTTTAGGTTTAGTTAAAGTCAAACTTTACAATGTTTAAAATATACATAATACCTAtacatataatatgaaaatatactTACTTTGACAAGATCTAAAACACAAAGTAATTTGAACGAAGGAAGTATTTTTGTCGGGTTACCTTCTCAACGAGGAGGGACAGAGAGCCAACAAGTTGACATTATTGGGATGAGCTGAACCCAATGAGGTTAGGTAAATTGTTAGGTAAATACGAGTATTTACCAATATGATAAAACGTTGAACCTATATGCTGTAAATGAAGGTGACTGCGCTCGACTAGGTCTGGCGTTTTCTACTTGCTCGTGTCTGATATGCGGCtgcattttaaataaaaaaataaataaagaatCTAAAATTTGGTATTGACTATGCGCATCATTTAATACTGAGATCGATGGAAAGTGCAAATAAACGGACCGCTGCGTTCGCCCCCAAAATTCTGAATTAGCATGCATACAGCTACACCGCGCACACGCGTTGAGACTTGAGACTTGAGACTTGAGAAACCAGCGGATGAGTGATGTCAGGTGATACTCGGCCATGGTTAACAACGACCTTGTGTTTACTTTTTTGCATACGACCAAACTTGGTCGGGCTCCTCTAGTCTCCAGCAGCGGAACGTACGTACAGAGTAATCAGTTTTTCCACGTCGTTGGTGAGGTTTTAGCCGTCAGGAAGAGGTTTTAGTCGTCCGCTTCTGACGACAAACAAGTGGAGTATTTAGAAGTTTCAGCTACCCCAGTTACATCAAGACATCCCGAGTTCTGGTCACAACAAACTTCcgatcattttttattttttctacagTAGTATTTCTTTATGCAGAGGAGAAAGGTACTTTGCAATGTAAATTTCAATCTGCAACTGATCAGAATGCTCGATCTGCTGATATATACGTACTCAGTTGTTATGTACAACTCCAAGTCTCCAATTGCATTTTACATCCATGATCCATCCAAGAAGTGCCTCCAGATCACACGAATCAATGCAGTGCACATGTACAAGTAGTAAGGATCGATCAATTAACCTCGACGCCGGCGCATGGCGTGATGCCACGCCGGCGAATAGGCGATCGATCACCAGGCAGTGAGGCATCCagtatcaccaccaccaccagagcGGCTTGACCTTGACCGTGCACCCCTTGTTGGCGGCCGCCGCCTGGCCGGCCAGCTTGTCGACCGTCACCTCGCAGCGCGCCCAGACGTCGACCGTCCACGTCCGCAGCACCTTGCCGAGCCTGACCCGCACGGGCACCCTCGCCTCCACCGTGAGCGGCACGgcgcccgcctccgcctccaccagcaGGCTCGCCCTCTGCTCTTCCGTGAGCAGCGCCACGCCGCCGCTCCCCCCGCCCGCCAGCGGCATCGCCACCACCGTCACGTTCCGCGGCGCCTGGTAGAAGGCCGGCCAGCGGCCCTCGGCGAGCCGGACGCCGGAGTAGGAGACGGcgacctcgccgccgccgcggtAGTCGACCCCGACCTTGCGGTTGGCGCCGTTGTCCGCGCGCACGGCGGCGTCGATCCGCACGGGCGAgccgccgccgaggaggagggcggcggcgtCGAGGGAGAGGGAGGCGACGGAGAAGGCGGGCGCCCGGGGCCGGAAGACGAGGTAGGCCGCGCCGACGAAGGCTGcggcgaggacgagcaggaggaggagcgcgccgcAGGCGCCGCAGCaggcgcggcggaggaggcggcgcctGGCCGGGCGCGCGGCGAGCTTGGTGTACCTGCTCGCGCGGTCCGGGGGCGGCACGCGGAGCACCTGGTCCTTGGGCACGTGCACGATGTACGACGTGCCCGGCGGCGGCGCCAGCGGTGGCGATGGCGATGGCGGTGCCGTCGTCGGGGGGCGCAGCGGCGCGGTCTCCGCGGACGTTTCGGGGTTGGTGTCCGGCGGAGGGGTGGAGACCGGAAGCAGCGGCGCGGGGTGGACGCGGtccgccatgggtggtggaggagCTGGGTCGGTGGGTCGCTGTGAGCTCGAGCTGAGGAAGATGTACGGGAGCAGTTGGAGTGTGAGCTGAGCTGCTTGCTGGGTCTAGCTAGCTATGTATAGGTCGGAGGGAGAGCGCGTTGGGGACGAAAGGGACACGTGGGAAACGGTCGCCTCACGCAGTTCAAACCTGACGCTGTTATTTTAGCTTCTCCTTCGCGCTACTTTTGAGACGAGACGACGGAAAAAAGATGGAGTTGGCGGCGTGGCGCCGTTTGATTTCGTTTTCTTTTTTCTCTGGCGCGCGTCTCAGCAAACAACTTCGCTTTTCAACTGCGGCTTGCACGCAACAGTTGATCGATTAGGCTACCGTCTAAGAAGGCGTCAGAGATTAAAACATGGGTATACTTTTGCAGCCTAGACAGAAACCTGAATATTCAGAGGGAACTGATCAAGGTCCTAAACGCAAAGTGATCTTAGTGCGTCATCTTGTTTAACTCGTGCCATGTGATATTTAGCAAAGTGTTTTTTAGAGCAATCACGTATTCCATTAATAGAAAATCAAGTTACATAAAGAAAtacacatgaaaattaaagatgaGCAAAAATATAATGATTATCCTGAATTTGTGGataaattttaaaagatcaaaaaAATACAAGACGATCCTTAGGGTTTCCCGCACACATCGTAGCCAACGTCAACCACCCAACTCCAGCGCCGCCGACACAAACGCCGGAAGAGCCGCCGAGCCACCACCATTTCAAGATCAAAAAAAGCACCATAGCCAATGGCGCCTTTTGTGAGCCGGTGAACAACCTGCTGCAAACAGCGAGGCACATGTCGTTGTGGCACATCGTCCGGGGGACGTCCACGTATTGTCTTGGACCAAGATCCACCGCCTCTCATCAACGAAATCGGAGAAAGAATGAATACATCACCTCCAGACAAACATCTTATCTCCAAAAGAACCACCTCGCCCACACCGCTAGCGCCGTCACGGATAACAACGAAATTCAGCGACACACTGAGAAAATGATCTTGGCAGATTTGAAGAACGATGAGAAGACTAAGCTACTGATCTGAGGGACCGATCACCACACGTTGCCATCAACTCCGATGCGCCACCCAAAAGGTTGTCGCGGGTGTGGGAATAGAGTTGAGACATATTTAATCGCTCGTACGTCGCTCTCACCATTCCAACGATGCACCATTGCAGATGAAATCTAACCCTAACTACTAGGCCAAAACAGAGGAACGAGGCCCGCCTCCCCCTGCCGCCGACGAAGCGCCAAGCGGAGTAAGAGGGGACCAAGGCCAACGCCCTGGTCGGTGGAGGTCGAGATCGGGAGGAGTTGGTTTGTGCCGCCTctagccggggggggggggggggggggcgaagaGGAAAAATGATATTCTGCTAATCGTGTACTCCACTAGTCCAGTAATTCATCGTCATGGAAGAAAATCATCCAGAGTTGTTAAAAAATGCCAAGACATGGGTAAACTTTGGGTAAAATTTTGGAGCCCGGACAGAGACCTGAATATTCAGAGGGAATTTGATCAATGTTCCAAAATGTGAAGTGATTTTAGTACTGTGCAACGGTGCCTCTACTCTACTCTATGCGGCATCTTGTTTAACTTATGTCATCTCATCTATTTAGCTAGCTTTACTTCACTAGTCCACTAACTGTCAGGGTAGAAAGCGCCGGAAAAACATGGGGTAATTTTGGATCAATAATTGGAGTCCGGACAGAGACCTGAATATTCGGAGGGAATTTGATCAATGTTCCAAAACATAAAGTGATTTTACTAATGTGCAACGGTGCCTCTACTCTACTCTATGCGTGGTCTTGTCTTGTAATGTTTGTAGTACTATTTTGTCATTTCCCTGCTAATCGATACAGAGTACAAGCTAGACGAGCCGTTGCACGTGTTTACCTATTTCGTCTTTTACAAAAGTGTCTAATGGCAAACGTTCATGCGTTTTACACACCAAATTAATGATCAAATATTGTCTCAATAACGACAAAAATGGCCTCTCCGGGAAAGTTTAGCAAAAAAAacccttatcaaaattatttcaaAATCTAATCCTCTTGTGCACCGTCCGTCTCCGTAAGCTACCCTCCTAAGCATACTGCCATGATAAGGGGACTACCCTCCCGCCAGCTTGGCAATCGCGAGCCCATGGCTCGGCTAGTTAGCGTCGAGATGTGGGGTGCTAGCCCATCTAGCTCCACAACCCAAGCTGGGGCGCTGCCCTATCAATCGGTGTAAAATGATCGGACCTAGATCATCCCAGTCAACGAACACATACATAGAAGAGATGAGTATGGTGTTGGCGGTTTCCCAATGCCCTAGTAAAACCCcacataattgaagcaatcttccatGGATTTTGGCCCCTATCCCCCATGGTTATCTCCTCCGATtctttcaacttcatcaaaaaaTTAGCTCACATTTCCTCTATTTTGGGAACTTTAGGGAAACCTAGCTCATCCCAAAATACAAATAGTCTATGGAACATTGTACTTATTTTTATCCCTTAGCCTTTGTATAGCACTTGTATGAGGTTGGGAAACTGGTTGGCCTCTAGATTTTATGTTATATACATGTGTATTACAAATGCTAGAATTTGTTTAGGATATGTTATGGATGATAATTATGATATGATTTATTCTTTGATGTGGACATTGTATTACGATAGGTCATTTTATTATGCTTACATGGCTTCTAGACACTACAAATTGCGCTATATTTGTGTTGTATGTGAAATGTAAACCTTCCATTTCTTATTAGATGTTTTTTTTTCAAATATGTAGGATGCATTTCTCCACCAACATTATGATCTTGAATGCCGTGCATGGTTTATGGTGCAGAGGAACTAGGTAATGCACATTGACAATGATTGTTAATTTTTTAGTTGACATGGACATATAATGTTCTAGGTTGTGTATTTTCAGGTCTTTTCACCCCTACTACACTAGATGTCCCATGGAGTCTCATCCAACAAGATGACATACACCGAGCGATACACCACATGCACCGAGAAGTTAGGACTCCTTCCATACATGCACGAGTTACTTGCCTCTATCGTTCCCAACAAATTGTGTAGTCGGTTGTCTGCTTCCTCCCAATCATCATACAACATCTTAAATGTGGCTTGCTTAGCCTTCCATGCCTCCTTGTACTTTATTGTGTAACCTAAGAGGGCTTTGACCATATCTATGACACCCTTAATCGTAAACATTGGTAGTGCTTGAATGGAATTGGAAAGTCTGTAAGCGATGAATTCGGAGCTTACTTGTCGGTGATCGTCCGACACATTGAATTAATCTATCTTCTTGAATTCTCATATGTAAGTTGATACACAATTTGATATGTGCCACTCGGCCCATCATTTCCATGGTCTTGCACACACAATCCATGGACGTTCATCCTCGTCACATTTAACCATGTAACGCTTCTTGGCATCCGAGTGAATCATTGTGTACGGTCGATAATACTTAACCGCATACTCCTTAATCCACTTCTTAAATTGCAACAAGGTTTTGAACTTCACTCCGCCACAAATCCCATATTTTTTGTGATTTATATCCCACTTCGAAGTTGGCCTTGGTCCAGTCACTATACTCATGCCACCGCCAACGACGGCTTTATCTATGAGACTAAGATCGCATAACAATGGTATCCCATGATCCCAGCCCACTACCTTGTTGAAAGCTTCAGATTCTTTAGCCGTGAACCCTTATTCATCAACATTTTCTTAGGGACCATCGTCATCTGAGTCTCAGGTGTACCATTGCTTATAAATTTTTCATGGCTCGTGATATCATTTTTCATGCCCTCTTGCACACAAAATGCCTCCACATCAGCAACATAATTGTCATGCATATCA
It includes:
- the LOC127294456 gene encoding uncharacterized protein encodes the protein MYALAPPPRAPTGSPAAAAYSVRPHILHRLHRGTSRRRGADLRCRRRLLTARGERPSPDDEDEDEQEPAGFDAAVALFNGGEYYACHDVVEELWYSAEDPARTLLHGVLQCAVGFHHLFDRNHRGAMMELGEGLCKLRRLRLEDDDEGPFSRFRDEVAAVLSFLYRTQKELAACTDELCLAMDGSATSYQLLGDFAAGQRLYRLGADANGVPTIVFSGGASSDQSTQQAAAAIVPPCTVKLPALHATEQHLTALQRAHEY
- the LOC127294458 gene encoding NDR1/HIN1-like protein 13, which produces MADRVHPAPLLPVSTPPPDTNPETSAETAPLRPPTTAPPSPSPPLAPPPGTSYIVHVPKDQVLRVPPPDRASRYTKLAARPARRRLLRRACCGACGALLLLLVLAAAFVGAAYLVFRPRAPAFSVASLSLDAAALLLGGGSPVRIDAAVRADNGANRKVGVDYRGGGEVAVSYSGVRLAEGRWPAFYQAPRNVTVVAMPLAGGGSGGVALLTEEQRASLLVEAEAGAVPLTVEARVPVRVRLGKVLRTWTVDVWARCEVTVDKLAGQAAAANKGCTVKVKPLWWWW